From Pelotomaculum schinkii, one genomic window encodes:
- a CDS encoding acyl-CoA thioesterase: protein MEGYRFKTRLRVRYSEVDAQRIVFNSNYLTYLDIAVGEYFREGLQLDLAELEKDEIFDYVIKKVTLNYHKSATMYDWLNIWCRTVKMGNTSMVMEFAITRDGEDDALLTAEILYVSYNPKKKATQPIPDFLRQTIENYEHSGN from the coding sequence GTGGAAGGTTATCGTTTTAAAACCAGATTGAGAGTCCGTTATTCTGAGGTAGATGCCCAAAGGATCGTATTTAACTCAAACTATCTTACTTACCTCGACATTGCTGTAGGTGAGTATTTTCGCGAAGGTCTTCAACTTGATTTAGCTGAGCTTGAAAAGGATGAAATATTTGATTATGTAATTAAAAAGGTTACTCTGAATTACCATAAATCAGCAACAATGTATGATTGGCTAAATATTTGGTGCAGAACAGTAAAAATGGGTAATACAAGCATGGTTATGGAATTTGCCATTACTAGAGATGGAGAAGATGATGCATTACTTACAGCAGAGATACTATACGTAAGCTACAATCCAAAGAAAAAAGCGACACAGCCTATCCCTGACTTCCTTCGCCAAACCATAGAAAATTATGAACATAGTGGGAATTAA
- a CDS encoding AMP-binding protein translates to MRDLGKITIGELVDRTSINYPDNDALVYPDRGLRYSYKEFREVCNQFAKSLLKLGIKRGDNIAIWAANVPEWVITQFGSARVGAVMATVSTSYKLLELEYQLKQSDATTLIMMEGTKSSDFRSLINELCPELKECKPGELVSKRLPLLKNVVMIGSNKYPGMFTWDEFIKVGENVSDEALAARSAELDPDDPVVMIYTSGTTGFPKGVMLTHHNVIANAYAQAICMNLGPSDRMCIAVPFFHVFGTTASTGCCVVAGAAMVPVELFSPAQVLKTVEKERCTVLHGVPTMFILELEQMEKENYDVSSLRTGIVAGAACPADVMKKIIEVLNMKEVLVAYGQSESSPCITITRADDPLELKCSTVGKALPGVEVKIVDPETGKEVPKGAQGEICARGYNIMKGYYKMPEATANTIDAEGWLHTGDLGTMDENGYCKITCRLKEMIIRGGENIYPKEVEEFLRIHPLIKDVQIIGVPSEKYGEEVMAFIRVKDGHVLTPESVQNFCKGQIAGWKIPRYVAFVEDYPYTSNGKVQKFKLREMAIEMLDPREVVKPGSICKVLV, encoded by the coding sequence GTGAGAGATTTGGGTAAAATCACAATAGGTGAACTGGTTGATCGTACATCGATTAACTATCCTGACAACGATGCTCTTGTCTACCCCGACCGCGGTTTGAGGTATTCTTACAAAGAGTTTCGCGAAGTCTGCAACCAATTTGCCAAGAGCCTGTTGAAGCTGGGAATAAAAAGAGGTGATAATATTGCCATTTGGGCTGCCAATGTGCCCGAGTGGGTGATTACCCAGTTTGGCAGCGCAAGGGTTGGGGCAGTGATGGCTACAGTAAGCACCAGCTATAAATTATTGGAACTGGAGTATCAGCTGAAGCAGTCAGATGCAACAACCTTGATTATGATGGAAGGCACCAAAAGCTCTGATTTTAGAAGCTTAATTAATGAGCTTTGCCCGGAATTAAAAGAGTGTAAACCGGGAGAACTGGTATCAAAAAGACTGCCCCTATTAAAAAATGTGGTTATGATAGGAAGCAATAAATATCCTGGCATGTTCACCTGGGATGAATTTATCAAAGTGGGTGAAAATGTTTCAGACGAAGCGCTGGCGGCCAGGAGCGCAGAACTGGATCCGGACGATCCAGTCGTTATGATCTACACTTCCGGTACCACCGGATTTCCCAAAGGGGTAATGCTGACCCACCACAACGTTATTGCGAACGCATACGCACAAGCGATATGTATGAACCTGGGCCCGTCTGACCGGATGTGTATAGCGGTGCCTTTCTTCCACGTCTTTGGAACCACGGCCAGTACCGGGTGTTGTGTCGTTGCAGGAGCAGCGATGGTGCCTGTTGAATTATTTAGCCCGGCACAAGTGCTTAAAACCGTTGAAAAAGAGCGCTGTACGGTGCTGCACGGGGTGCCGACCATGTTTATTCTGGAATTGGAGCAAATGGAAAAGGAAAATTATGATGTGTCTTCCCTGCGGACCGGTATTGTGGCTGGCGCTGCATGTCCCGCTGATGTCATGAAAAAAATAATTGAAGTACTGAATATGAAAGAGGTCTTAGTTGCTTACGGGCAGTCTGAATCATCACCTTGTATTACCATCACCAGGGCAGACGATCCCCTGGAGCTAAAATGTTCCACGGTGGGAAAAGCGTTACCCGGTGTTGAAGTGAAAATCGTTGATCCCGAAACAGGAAAAGAAGTGCCGAAGGGAGCGCAGGGCGAAATCTGTGCCCGTGGCTATAACATTATGAAGGGCTACTACAAGATGCCTGAAGCCACAGCAAATACCATTGATGCGGAAGGCTGGCTGCATACCGGGGATCTGGGTACTATGGATGAAAACGGGTATTGCAAGATTACCTGCCGGTTAAAAGAAATGATTATCCGCGGCGGCGAAAATATATATCCAAAAGAAGTGGAGGAATTCCTGCGAATTCACCCTTTGATTAAGGATGTTCAAATCATTGGTGTTCCAAGTGAAAAATACGGCGAGGAAGTGATGGCTTTTATTCGTGTGAAGGATGGGCATGTCCTTACCCCTGAATCTGTCCAGAACTTCTGTAAAGGCCAAATCGCCGGTTGGAAAATTCCAAGATATGTTGCTTTTGTTGAAGACTATCCTTATACTTCCAATGGAAAGGTTCAAAAATTTAAACTGCGCGAGATGGCTATAGAGATGCTGGATCCTAGAGAAGTGGTTAAGCCGGGGAGTATATGTAAGGTCTTAGTATGA
- a CDS encoding AMP-binding protein has translation MGEPDKITIGGLVDRTAANYPDNDALVYPDRGSRYSYKEFRDTCNRFAKGLSGLGVKRGDHIAIWGTNVPEWAISQFGTPRIGAVLVTVNTSYKSFELEYLLKQSDATTLIMIEGTKSSDFKSILYEICPELQHCNPGELVSERLPLLKNVIMIGNNKHPGMFTWDEVVKMGEAVSDEELAASMAATDPDDVAIMIYTSGTTGFPKGVMLTHHNIITNAIAHVECLNLSPVDRMCIAVPFAHCFGCVGSNISCIVAGAAMVVVETFDPVQVLKAVEQERCTVLNGVPTMFIMELELLDKENFDVSSLRTGIVAGAACNIEVMKRIVKDMNMNEVIVAYGQTEASPCITSTRINDPLELRVSTVGRALPGVEVKIFDPETKNEAPPGTQGEICVRGYNVMKGYYKMPEATASAIDGEGWLHTGDLGIMDENGYCKITCRIKEIIIRGGENIYPREIEKFLSTHPLVRDVQVIGVPSSKYGEEVMAFIQLKEGATLTQEEVRDFCKGKIARNKIPKYIAFVDRYPVTSSGKVQKFKLQEMAIEMLGIKETPRPVTTCVS, from the coding sequence ATGGGAGAGCCTGATAAAATTACTATTGGTGGACTGGTTGACCGTACAGCGGCAAACTATCCCGACAACGACGCTCTTGTTTACCCAGACCGTGGCTCGAGGTATTCCTACAAAGAGTTTAGGGATACCTGTAACCGATTTGCTAAAGGACTGTCTGGGTTGGGGGTGAAAAGAGGCGACCATATTGCGATTTGGGGGACCAACGTACCCGAATGGGCTATCAGCCAGTTTGGAACCCCCAGGATTGGAGCGGTACTTGTAACAGTCAATACAAGCTACAAGTCTTTTGAGTTGGAGTATTTACTGAAACAGTCGGATGCGACAACTTTGATTATGATCGAAGGAACAAAAAGCTCTGATTTCAAAAGCATCTTATATGAAATCTGCCCCGAATTACAGCACTGTAACCCCGGAGAGTTGGTTTCTGAGAGACTTCCTCTTTTGAAGAATGTAATAATGATAGGAAACAATAAACATCCCGGCATGTTTACCTGGGATGAAGTTGTCAAAATGGGTGAAGCTGTTTCAGATGAAGAACTTGCTGCAAGCATGGCCGCGACTGACCCGGATGATGTAGCCATTATGATTTACACTTCCGGCACCACCGGGTTTCCCAAAGGCGTCATGTTGACTCACCACAACATTATTACAAACGCCATCGCCCATGTGGAATGTTTGAACCTCAGTCCGGTTGACAGGATGTGTATCGCGGTGCCTTTCGCACACTGTTTCGGCTGTGTGGGGAGCAACATATCCTGTATTGTAGCCGGTGCGGCAATGGTTGTGGTTGAAACGTTTGACCCTGTGCAAGTACTGAAAGCAGTTGAACAAGAGCGCTGCACCGTGCTAAACGGGGTCCCCACCATGTTCATTATGGAACTGGAATTGCTGGATAAGGAAAATTTCGATGTGTCTTCCCTTCGCACCGGTATTGTGGCCGGGGCTGCATGTAACATTGAAGTCATGAAAAGAATAGTGAAAGATATGAATATGAATGAGGTCATCGTCGCTTACGGGCAGACTGAAGCCTCACCCTGTATCACCAGCACCAGGATAAACGATCCTCTTGAATTGAGGGTTTCTACAGTAGGACGGGCTCTGCCTGGCGTGGAGGTAAAGATTTTTGACCCCGAAACAAAAAATGAGGCTCCCCCTGGCACTCAGGGCGAAATCTGTGTACGTGGCTACAATGTTATGAAGGGTTATTACAAAATGCCTGAAGCAACCGCTTCCGCCATTGACGGGGAAGGTTGGCTGCACACCGGCGACCTGGGTATTATGGATGAAAACGGCTACTGCAAGATCACCTGCCGCATCAAAGAAATCATTATCCGAGGCGGGGAAAATATTTATCCAAGAGAGATAGAAAAGTTTCTTTCTACTCACCCATTGGTGCGGGATGTTCAGGTTATAGGTGTCCCAAGCAGCAAATACGGTGAGGAAGTGATGGCCTTTATTCAGCTGAAGGAAGGCGCAACTCTTACGCAGGAAGAGGTCCGGGACTTCTGTAAAGGCAAAATCGCCCGCAATAAAATACCGAAATATATAGCCTTTGTTGATAGATACCCTGTTACCTCCAGCGGTAAAGTTCAAAAATTTAAACTGCAAGAGATGGCTATAGAAATGTTGGGCATAAAGGAAACTCCAAGACCAGTAACGACTTGTGTTTCTTAA
- a CDS encoding acetyl-CoA hydrolase/transferase family protein: MNYTEEYKRKLVTPEEAVKVVKSGDWVDYGSFTGSVVVLDKALATRRDELWDVKIRSCTRFTGIPEAAIVDPTREHFIYNGWQLSGYERKLSDQGLCSYIPIVYYEVPEYYRNYIDVDVAFIPVTPMDKHGFFNFGPQVSHTMAICEKAKKIVLEVNPNIPRCFGQEEAIHISKVDYIVEADYPIAEIPAAKPNDIDKKVASIIMEQLEDGCCLQLGIGGMPNAVGEMIANSDLKDLGIHTEMFVDSMVDMVEKGRVTGARKNIDRYKMVATFAGGTKKTYDFIDENPMCAFLPVNYTNNPNVIGQLDNFVSINNCIDVDLFGQINSESSGIRQISGTGGSICFALGAFQSRGGKGFICMTSTFSKGDKIFSRIRPTLEPGSAVTIHRGMAPSIVTEYGIANLKGKALWQRAEALISIAHPDFREELIKRAQEMGIWRKSNKR, translated from the coding sequence TTGAATTACACAGAGGAATATAAGCGAAAGCTGGTTACACCGGAAGAGGCAGTTAAGGTAGTCAAATCAGGGGACTGGGTTGATTACGGTTCATTTACAGGCTCAGTTGTTGTACTGGACAAAGCTTTGGCGACCCGAAGAGATGAACTGTGGGATGTGAAGATCCGCAGCTGTACCCGTTTTACCGGGATCCCGGAAGCGGCAATAGTTGATCCCACCAGGGAGCATTTTATATATAATGGCTGGCAGCTCAGCGGTTACGAGCGTAAACTGAGCGATCAGGGGCTCTGTTCGTATATTCCCATTGTCTATTATGAAGTGCCCGAGTATTACCGGAATTATATTGACGTTGACGTTGCATTTATTCCAGTAACCCCTATGGATAAGCACGGCTTCTTTAACTTTGGCCCCCAGGTCTCTCACACCATGGCCATATGCGAAAAAGCCAAAAAGATCGTCCTCGAAGTAAACCCCAACATACCGCGTTGCTTTGGACAGGAGGAAGCTATTCATATCTCGAAAGTGGACTATATCGTGGAAGCCGATTATCCAATAGCCGAGATACCTGCTGCCAAGCCCAATGACATTGATAAAAAGGTTGCGTCAATAATTATGGAGCAACTGGAGGATGGTTGTTGCCTGCAACTGGGTATTGGGGGTATGCCCAATGCTGTCGGAGAAATGATCGCGAATTCAGATTTAAAGGATCTGGGCATTCACACCGAGATGTTTGTGGACTCAATGGTGGATATGGTAGAAAAAGGACGGGTGACGGGAGCAAGGAAAAACATAGACAGGTATAAGATGGTTGCGACATTTGCTGGCGGCACTAAAAAGACTTACGATTTTATTGACGAGAACCCAATGTGCGCTTTTTTACCCGTAAACTATACCAACAACCCCAATGTAATCGGTCAGTTGGATAATTTTGTGTCAATCAACAATTGTATTGATGTGGACCTCTTCGGTCAGATAAATTCGGAGTCTTCCGGTATCCGGCAGATCAGTGGTACGGGTGGTTCTATTTGTTTCGCCCTGGGCGCTTTCCAGTCAAGAGGTGGAAAGGGCTTTATATGCATGACTTCAACCTTCAGTAAAGGCGATAAAATATTCTCACGGATCCGGCCCACACTCGAACCCGGTTCAGCCGTGACCATTCATCGCGGTATGGCGCCCAGCATAGTAACCGAGTATGGGATTGCTAATTTAAAAGGCAAAGCTTTATGGCAAAGAGCGGAAGCTCTGATATCTATCGCTCATCCTGATTTCCGCGAAGAATTGATTAAAAGGGCCCAAGAAATGGGTATCTGGCGTAAAAGCAACAAGCGATAG
- the mocA gene encoding molybdenum cofactor cytidylyltransferase, whose translation MISAVILAAGMSSRMGFPKQLLELGKRPLIRIVTENVLASAVDEVTVVTGFREDEVSAAIKDLPVKIIVNPHFRQGQGSSLSLGVKAINVNTTAFLVFMCDQPLISPSIINTVIREFKERRSMALRPLYQGMPGHPVIFSYSLTSELESLQGDEGAREVLKKLGNKVDYLTVQDEAVILDVDTPESYEKLKLMVFSSKKQIGSGIL comes from the coding sequence ATGATTTCAGCAGTTATTTTAGCTGCAGGAATGTCTTCGAGAATGGGGTTTCCTAAACAATTGCTCGAATTGGGAAAGAGACCCTTGATCCGAATTGTAACAGAAAATGTATTAGCCTCAGCAGTTGATGAGGTAACGGTTGTGACAGGTTTCCGGGAAGATGAAGTAAGCGCCGCAATCAAGGACCTGCCGGTAAAAATTATTGTTAACCCACACTTCAGGCAGGGTCAAGGTTCTTCCCTGTCCTTGGGGGTTAAGGCAATCAACGTAAATACTACTGCATTTTTAGTTTTCATGTGTGACCAGCCACTTATTTCCCCTTCTATAATCAACACAGTTATCAGGGAGTTCAAAGAGAGACGCAGCATGGCGCTTCGTCCGCTCTACCAGGGTATGCCGGGCCATCCGGTGATTTTTAGCTATTCATTGACTTCTGAGTTAGAATCACTACAAGGGGATGAAGGCGCACGTGAAGTGCTGAAGAAACTTGGGAATAAGGTGGACTATCTTACGGTACAAGATGAAGCAGTAATTCTTGATGTGGATACCCCGGAAAGTTATGAGAAGTTGAAGCTAATGGTGTTTTCCTCAAAAAAGCAGATTGGGAGTGGCATTCTTTGA
- the yqeC gene encoding selenium cofactor biosynthesis protein YqeC — protein sequence MKISKALGLKQKGVISLVGGGGKTSLMYRLAEEIPLQYKVVVTTTTKIFLPPPDKFPLVLLEKDEPPEKELYEFLLKGLRPVVGSGLLENNKMNGISREQVNLLQNYADFTLIESDGSKGRSLKGHLDFEPVIAGATTVLLVVIGADIFGKTLDSKYVHRPELVSRLTGRKMGSIIDAEMIAELITHPEGILRDSPSNAMVVPFINKVDRMENQGEGRRLGRLLLGEKISKVILGSAIGINPVLAIME from the coding sequence ATGAAGATCAGCAAGGCCTTGGGCTTGAAACAAAAAGGAGTAATATCCCTGGTTGGTGGTGGCGGAAAAACCTCCTTAATGTATCGTCTGGCTGAAGAAATACCCTTACAATACAAGGTTGTCGTAACAACTACAACAAAAATATTTTTGCCCCCGCCCGATAAATTTCCGTTGGTCCTGTTGGAAAAAGACGAGCCGCCGGAAAAAGAGCTGTACGAGTTCCTTTTGAAAGGCTTGAGGCCGGTAGTAGGTTCCGGCCTGCTGGAAAATAACAAGATGAACGGAATATCCCGCGAGCAAGTAAACTTGCTGCAAAATTACGCAGACTTTACTTTAATTGAGTCGGATGGCTCCAAAGGCCGTTCCCTGAAAGGACATTTAGATTTTGAACCGGTTATTGCCGGGGCAACAACAGTGCTTTTGGTTGTGATAGGCGCAGACATTTTTGGCAAAACCCTGGACAGCAAATATGTACACCGCCCTGAATTAGTCTCAAGACTGACCGGTCGTAAGATGGGATCCATAATTGACGCTGAGATGATCGCTGAATTAATTACTCATCCGGAAGGAATTTTGCGCGATAGTCCTTCAAATGCGATGGTTGTGCCGTTTATCAACAAAGTAGATCGCATGGAAAATCAAGGTGAGGGGCGCAGGTTGGGCAGGTTGCTACTGGGTGAAAAAATCAGTAAGGTAATACTGGGGTCGGCAATTGGGATAAACCCTGTGTTGGCTATCATGGAATAG
- the yqeB gene encoding selenium-dependent molybdenum cofactor biosynthesis protein YqeB yields the protein MKKISKNKAVVVIRGAGDLASGVAYRLYKSGLDVIMTEIERPLVVRRTVSFAEAVYEGNVTIEGIEAGLAGSVEEALSLLEKKVIPVLVDPAAAVVKDARPAVVVDARMAKRNLDTTIGDAPLVIGLGPGFTAGVDVHAVIETCRGHRLGRAIYSGGAIPDTGAPGAVDGYTLERLLRAPVDGVMAPRCSIGEQVEKGDVVAYVETTPVYAEMTGMVRGMLKEGLWVPKGTKIGDIDPRQDAEYDTISDKALAVGGGVLEAVCHFLNSNQ from the coding sequence GTGAAAAAAATAAGTAAAAATAAAGCAGTGGTAGTGATAAGAGGAGCCGGCGACCTCGCCTCAGGGGTCGCTTACCGTCTTTACAAGAGCGGCCTGGACGTGATCATGACCGAAATAGAACGCCCGCTGGTGGTAAGAAGGACCGTGTCGTTTGCCGAGGCGGTATATGAAGGGAACGTCACCATAGAAGGGATAGAGGCCGGCCTGGCCGGTTCGGTGGAAGAGGCCCTGTCATTGCTTGAAAAAAAGGTCATCCCGGTGCTGGTGGACCCCGCGGCGGCCGTGGTAAAAGATGCGCGTCCCGCGGTGGTGGTGGACGCGAGGATGGCCAAACGCAACCTCGATACCACCATCGGGGACGCGCCGCTGGTAATCGGCCTGGGGCCGGGCTTCACCGCCGGCGTCGACGTCCACGCGGTAATTGAGACCTGCCGGGGACACCGGCTGGGCCGGGCCATTTACAGCGGCGGCGCCATTCCGGACACCGGCGCTCCGGGAGCGGTGGACGGCTATACCCTGGAGAGGCTGTTGAGGGCCCCTGTGGACGGAGTGATGGCGCCGCGCTGTTCTATCGGGGAGCAGGTAGAAAAAGGAGATGTGGTGGCCTATGTCGAAACAACACCGGTATATGCGGAAATGACGGGAATGGTAAGAGGCATGCTCAAAGAGGGGCTGTGGGTTCCCAAAGGGACCAAGATAGGTGACATCGACCCGCGCCAGGACGCCGAATATGACACCATCTCCGATAAAGCGCTGGCTGTCGGCGGAGGGGTTTTGGAGGCGGTATGTCATTTCCTTAACAGCAACCAGTGA
- a CDS encoding XdhC/CoxI family protein, whose translation MESNLEQGITIVTVIGKENLPDSLLGQKAIFKNKGEGKAGNLELPWLAEQAAETVQSNRSNGMFEVTTLSNPAKPEQSATVMIAPYQPPHGLIILGGGHIAVPLAAIGKILGYQVTVVDDRPDFAHKERFPGADRVICCDFSDMERHLDLGPSSSVVIITRGHQHDQECLRRLIKYPLVYLGMIGSRRKIKIVRQQLLEEGIDAEKLEQVHMPVGLDVGAQTPGEVAVSIAAELLRERRGGSAQSLKDHSPQKSAGDVELPSAADREVLQKTLTGDKTPAALATIVKTRGSTPRKAGARMLVYGDGRILGTIGGGCGESEVRLAALGVIDENLPRMYKVSLSADTAAAEGMVCGGAMEVFIEPAGGYQEVFSGGEKNK comes from the coding sequence ATGGAAAGCAACCTGGAGCAAGGGATAACCATAGTGACCGTCATTGGTAAGGAAAACCTTCCGGACAGTCTCTTGGGGCAAAAAGCAATATTCAAAAATAAAGGTGAAGGGAAAGCCGGAAACCTGGAGCTGCCCTGGCTGGCGGAGCAGGCGGCGGAAACGGTCCAAAGTAACCGGTCCAACGGGATGTTTGAGGTAACGACCCTGTCCAACCCGGCCAAACCGGAGCAGAGCGCCACAGTTATGATCGCCCCCTACCAGCCGCCGCATGGACTGATCATTTTAGGCGGCGGCCATATAGCCGTGCCGCTGGCAGCTATCGGGAAAATACTGGGGTACCAGGTTACGGTAGTCGACGACCGGCCTGACTTTGCTCACAAAGAGCGTTTTCCCGGGGCCGACAGAGTCATCTGCTGCGACTTCAGCGACATGGAAAGACACCTGGACCTGGGACCGTCAAGCAGTGTGGTAATAATCACCAGGGGCCACCAGCATGATCAGGAATGCCTGCGCCGGTTGATAAAATACCCCCTGGTTTACCTGGGCATGATCGGCAGCAGGCGAAAGATAAAAATAGTCAGGCAGCAGTTGCTCGAAGAAGGTATAGACGCCGAAAAACTGGAGCAGGTACACATGCCGGTAGGTTTGGACGTAGGGGCGCAGACCCCCGGGGAAGTGGCCGTAAGTATAGCCGCGGAATTGCTCAGAGAGCGCCGCGGCGGGAGCGCCCAATCCCTAAAAGACCACAGCCCGCAAAAGTCCGCCGGCGACGTTGAACTGCCTTCCGCCGCGGACAGAGAAGTATTGCAGAAAACGCTCACAGGAGATAAAACACCTGCGGCGCTGGCCACAATAGTAAAAACACGGGGCTCCACCCCCCGCAAAGCAGGCGCGCGGATGCTGGTTTACGGAGACGGCCGGATTTTGGGGACAATAGGGGGCGGTTGCGGTGAGTCGGAGGTCCGGCTGGCCGCCCTTGGTGTGATTGACGAAAACTTGCCGCGCATGTATAAAGTGTCGCTTAGCGCGGACACGGCAGCTGCGGAAGGGATGGTCTGCGGCGGCGCGATGGAAGTATTCATAGAACCGGCAGGCGGGTATCAAGAGGTTTTTAGCGGGGGTGAAAAAAATAAGTAA
- a CDS encoding molybdopterin-binding protein produces the protein MKLQTIKVEEAVGKVLSHDITQIVKGESKGALFKKGHIIRPQDVPELLRLGKENIYILDLDHGDVHEDEAGVRLGEAVTGEWVTWSGPKESRVNMHAACDGLLKINIPALEAINELPDVILSTLPNNTVVKEGELLAGTKVIPLVVPETTVTAAEDICRQAGGWVIKVLPFKELKVGAVITGSEVYKKRIRDGFGPVITEKVKAFGSEILGIDFAPDNAEIIAAKINKMASDGADIIFVTGGMSVDPDDVTPNAIRLAGAKVEKYGAAALPGAMFMLAYLGDVPIMGVPACGMFFKITVVDLILPRLLAGERVTRKDIVALACGGLCRACPECRYPNCTFGKGSH, from the coding sequence ATGAAGTTGCAGACGATAAAGGTAGAGGAAGCGGTAGGAAAGGTGCTCAGCCACGATATCACCCAAATCGTGAAGGGAGAATCCAAGGGAGCGCTTTTTAAAAAAGGACACATCATAAGGCCGCAAGACGTACCCGAGCTCTTGAGGTTGGGCAAGGAAAATATCTATATCTTAGACCTTGACCATGGTGACGTCCATGAGGACGAAGCCGGTGTGCGCCTGGGCGAAGCTGTCACCGGCGAGTGGGTAACCTGGTCCGGCCCCAAGGAAAGCCGGGTGAACATGCACGCCGCCTGCGACGGGCTGTTGAAAATCAATATTCCCGCCCTGGAAGCGATCAACGAGCTGCCGGACGTGATTTTATCGACCTTGCCCAACAATACGGTGGTCAAAGAAGGCGAACTGCTGGCAGGGACCAAGGTCATACCGCTGGTCGTACCCGAAACAACAGTTACAGCCGCTGAAGACATCTGCCGGCAGGCCGGCGGCTGGGTCATCAAGGTGCTTCCCTTTAAGGAATTAAAAGTGGGCGCGGTCATTACCGGCAGCGAAGTATATAAAAAGCGTATCCGGGACGGTTTCGGACCGGTCATCACCGAAAAAGTGAAAGCGTTCGGTTCAGAGATACTGGGCATAGATTTCGCGCCTGACAACGCTGAAATCATTGCCGCCAAGATCAACAAAATGGCCTCGGACGGAGCGGATATCATCTTTGTAACAGGAGGCATGTCCGTCGATCCCGACGACGTCACCCCCAACGCCATTCGCCTGGCGGGGGCTAAAGTAGAGAAATACGGCGCCGCCGCGCTGCCCGGGGCGATGTTTATGCTGGCCTACCTGGGGGACGTCCCGATCATGGGAGTGCCGGCCTGCGGGATGTTTTTCAAAATAACCGTCGTGGATTTAATACTGCCGCGGTTGTTGGCGGGTGAGCGGGTAACTCGCAAGGACATCGTAGCGCTGGCCTGCGGCGGGCTCTGCAGGGCTTGTCCCGAGTGCCGGTATCCCAACTGCACCTTCGGCAAAGGCTCGCACTAA